In the genome of Chryseobacterium arthrosphaerae, one region contains:
- a CDS encoding chloride channel protein yields MLKIFTFIRDSLKNSFDNIRNEQLKHNLLQAIPFWIGSVITGFFAVLYAQVFAWGENLMNFIFDWHAWMIFIIAPVGFVLSWWLVKEFAPNAKGSGIPQVMAAVELANPKEHKKIRSLLSIKIIFFKILSSVILVIGGGAVGREGPTIQIAGSVFRKVNEYLPEWWPKISKKNMIMTGAAAGLAAAFNTPLGGIVFAVEELSKTHINYFKTALFTAVIIAGLTAQTLAGSYLYLGYPKTNDVSLMVMFPIILVAAVAGILASQLSVIMLRINGWKKKTLKTDQANIIFLIVCALIIASIAYFINREILGSGKEIMERVLFTKDKHEDWYVPVLRMLGPALSFTSGGAGGIFAPALTAGASIGSVISGAIHLTPNETNVVVLGGMVAFLTGITRAPFTSAIIVLEMTDRHSLIFHLMLAGMVSSIASILVSRHSLYDVLKINFLTEIRKD; encoded by the coding sequence ATGCTGAAAATCTTTACCTTCATAAGGGATTCCCTTAAAAATTCTTTTGACAACATTCGGAATGAACAGCTGAAACACAACCTGCTTCAGGCTATTCCTTTCTGGATCGGGTCTGTGATCACCGGATTTTTTGCGGTACTCTATGCTCAGGTGTTTGCATGGGGCGAGAATCTCATGAATTTTATTTTTGACTGGCATGCCTGGATGATCTTCATCATTGCGCCTGTAGGTTTTGTATTATCCTGGTGGCTGGTAAAGGAATTTGCTCCCAATGCCAAAGGAAGCGGTATCCCACAGGTGATGGCCGCTGTAGAGCTCGCTAATCCGAAAGAGCATAAAAAGATCAGAAGCCTTTTAAGCATTAAGATTATTTTCTTCAAAATCCTTTCTTCGGTTATTCTGGTCATTGGCGGTGGTGCTGTGGGCCGTGAGGGTCCTACGATTCAGATCGCAGGGTCTGTATTCAGAAAAGTTAATGAATATCTTCCGGAATGGTGGCCTAAGATCTCCAAGAAAAACATGATCATGACAGGAGCTGCAGCCGGTCTTGCAGCAGCTTTCAATACGCCGTTGGGAGGAATTGTTTTTGCCGTGGAAGAGCTTTCGAAGACACATATCAATTATTTCAAGACAGCCCTGTTTACAGCTGTTATTATTGCAGGTTTAACGGCTCAGACCTTAGCCGGGTCTTATCTGTATTTAGGATATCCCAAAACGAATGATGTTTCCTTAATGGTCATGTTTCCGATTATCCTTGTAGCTGCTGTTGCCGGTATCCTTGCAAGCCAGTTGTCTGTTATTATGCTCAGGATCAACGGATGGAAAAAGAAAACCCTGAAAACAGATCAGGCCAACATCATATTTCTGATTGTCTGTGCCCTGATTATTGCTTCAATAGCCTATTTCATCAACAGGGAAATTCTCGGCTCCGGAAAAGAGATCATGGAAAGAGTCCTTTTTACCAAAGATAAGCATGAAGATTGGTATGTTCCTGTTTTGAGGATGCTTGGTCCTGCCCTTTCTTTTACTTCAGGAGGAGCAGGCGGTATTTTTGCCCCGGCCCTGACTGCGGGTGCCAGCATTGGCTCTGTAATTTCAGGAGCGATTCATCTTACGCCTAATGAAACCAATGTGGTGGTTCTCGGCGGAATGGTAGCATTCCTGACAGGAATTACCAGAGCACCGTTTACTTCAGCCATTATCGTTCTGGAAATGACAGACAGACATTCACTGATATTTCATCTGATGCTTGCCGGCATGGTTTCTTCCATTGCGTCTATTCTTGTAAGCAGGCATTCATTGTACGATGTTTTAAAAATAAATTTCTTAACAGAAATAAGAAAAGATTAA
- a CDS encoding T9SS-dependent choice-of-anchor J family protein: MRKILLLATFVALPVLGYSQIFQEDFDGNGPGIAAWTTIDADGLTPASGVDFITNGWNRIDRDGTDGGFGGPAGNYAAMSTSWYTPAGTSNDWLISPQIAISGASPTLYWDVKAQDPDYPDGYKIMLSPTGGNTVADFTVELYNTAGENSWWTSRALSLTPYIGQNVRIAFVNNSNDKFMLIVDNIKVDYTYVEPPITYCGPLSFIDIFGDPADEPITLVNFAGINNVTSNALGTGTSHEYFLSQTATVTQGQSYDITLKGNTGGNWENSFVVFIDWNQNGTLDDAGEVYEVTQTIQNSNGTDAIQAVHSITVPANALPGNTRMRVKKLYGTIDDDPSLTAPCIGGAYGQAEDYTVNVLASSLATHEVTKKNASFRVYPNPVTQILNIDSQEKIQSVSVFDATGRNVLSSEVNQAKYNVDLSKLTSGTYIVTVKTENGSQSAKVIKK; the protein is encoded by the coding sequence ATGCGAAAAATTTTACTACTGGCAACATTCGTTGCTCTTCCTGTATTGGGTTACAGCCAAATATTTCAAGAAGATTTTGATGGAAACGGCCCCGGTATTGCAGCCTGGACGACAATTGACGCTGACGGATTAACCCCCGCTTCCGGTGTAGATTTTATTACCAATGGATGGAACCGTATTGACCGGGATGGTACGGATGGTGGCTTTGGAGGCCCTGCAGGTAATTATGCAGCCATGAGTACATCATGGTACACGCCGGCAGGAACTTCAAATGACTGGCTGATATCACCACAGATAGCCATATCAGGAGCTTCTCCTACATTATATTGGGATGTAAAAGCGCAGGACCCCGATTATCCGGATGGCTACAAAATCATGCTTTCTCCTACCGGGGGAAATACCGTGGCAGATTTCACAGTAGAGCTTTACAATACAGCAGGTGAAAACTCCTGGTGGACAAGCCGTGCCTTAAGTCTTACCCCTTATATCGGACAAAATGTAAGAATTGCTTTTGTAAATAACAGTAATGATAAATTCATGCTGATTGTTGACAATATCAAAGTAGACTATACTTATGTAGAACCCCCGATAACCTACTGCGGACCTTTAAGTTTTATTGACATATTCGGTGATCCTGCCGATGAGCCTATTACATTGGTAAACTTTGCTGGAATCAACAACGTAACAAGCAATGCTCTTGGTACCGGAACTTCCCACGAATATTTCCTGAGCCAAACGGCTACCGTCACTCAGGGACAATCCTACGATATTACATTGAAAGGAAATACAGGCGGTAACTGGGAAAACAGTTTTGTTGTATTTATAGACTGGAATCAAAACGGAACTTTAGATGATGCCGGTGAAGTATATGAGGTAACCCAGACCATCCAAAACTCTAATGGTACAGACGCTATCCAGGCAGTACATTCTATAACAGTTCCCGCCAATGCATTACCGGGGAATACCAGAATGAGGGTAAAAAAACTATACGGAACCATTGATGATGATCCCAGCCTCACAGCTCCCTGTATAGGTGGGGCGTATGGTCAGGCAGAAGATTATACGGTAAATGTTCTCGCTTCTTCTCTGGCAACACATGAAGTTACTAAGAAAAATGCTTCATTCAGGGTATATCCGAATCCTGTAACTCAAATTTTAAATATTGATTCGCAGGAAAAAATACAATCAGTAAGCGTATTTGACGCTACAGGCAGAAATGTATTAAGCTCTGAAGTTAATCAGGCGAAATATAATGTAGATTTATCTAAACTAACTTCGGGAACATATATTGTTACTGTAAAAACCGAAAACGGATCACAATCTGCAAAAGTGATTAAGAAATAA
- the rpsF gene encoding 30S ribosomal protein S6, giving the protein MNNYETVFILTPVLSESQVEEAVNKYVDLIKEKNCEIVAKENWGLKKLAYPIQLKKNGFYTLIEFKGEGSVVADLELAFKRDERVIRYLTTKLDKHAVEYAVTRRAKVKAAKA; this is encoded by the coding sequence ATGAACAATTACGAAACTGTTTTCATTTTAACTCCCGTTCTATCTGAGTCACAGGTAGAGGAAGCAGTGAACAAGTATGTAGATCTTATCAAAGAAAAGAACTGCGAAATCGTTGCTAAAGAAAACTGGGGATTAAAAAAATTAGCTTATCCGATCCAATTGAAAAAGAACGGGTTCTATACTTTAATCGAATTTAAAGGAGAAGGTTCTGTAGTAGCTGACTTAGAATTGGCATTCAAGCGTGACGAGAGAGTAATCCGTTACCTTACTACAAAACTTGACAAGCATGCTGTAGAGTACGCTGTAACTAGAAGAGCTAAAGTAAAAGCGGCTAAAGCTTAA
- the rpsR gene encoding 30S ribosomal protein S18, translating into MAIDEMAKQASAGGESEVKFLTPLDINTKSEKKYCRFKKYGIKHVDYKDADFLLQFVNEQGKILPRRYTGTSLKYQRKVSAAIKRARHLALLPYVADLLK; encoded by the coding sequence ATGGCAATAGATGAAATGGCTAAACAAGCCTCAGCAGGAGGAGAATCAGAAGTAAAATTCCTTACTCCGCTTGATATCAATACAAAATCTGAAAAGAAATATTGTAGATTCAAAAAATACGGAATTAAGCACGTTGATTACAAAGATGCTGATTTCTTATTACAATTCGTGAACGAGCAAGGTAAAATTTTACCAAGAAGATACACCGGAACTTCTTTAAAATACCAAAGAAAAGTTTCTGCTGCTATCAAAAGAGCAAGACACCTTGCATTACTACCATACGTAGCTGACTTATTAAAATAA
- the rplI gene encoding 50S ribosomal protein L9, translating into MEIILKKDVENLGLEFDTVNVKPGYARNFLIPQGFALLATPKNKAALEATLEARKEEEAKLIAAANAVVEQLKKTSITIPAKVGAGDKLFGSINNADLSAALEKAGVSVEKKYIKIPGNTIKRTGKFAALIRLHRNVEYNYEFDIVSDAPVEAAPAKKEEAKTEEA; encoded by the coding sequence ATGGAAATTATCCTAAAAAAAGACGTAGAAAACTTAGGACTTGAGTTTGATACAGTAAACGTAAAGCCAGGTTATGCTAGAAACTTTCTTATCCCTCAAGGATTTGCGCTTTTAGCTACTCCTAAAAACAAAGCTGCTTTAGAAGCTACACTAGAAGCAAGAAAAGAAGAAGAAGCTAAATTGATCGCTGCTGCTAACGCTGTAGTGGAGCAATTGAAGAAAACTTCTATCACTATTCCTGCAAAAGTAGGTGCTGGTGATAAATTATTCGGATCTATCAACAATGCTGATCTATCTGCTGCTTTAGAAAAAGCTGGTGTTTCTGTAGAGAAGAAATATATCAAAATTCCTGGTAACACTATCAAGAGAACTGGTAAATTTGCTGCTCTTATCAGACTTCACAGAAATGTTGAGTACAACTACGAATTCGACATCGTTTCTGACGCTCCGGTTGAAGCTGCTCCTGCTAAGAAAGAAGAAGCTAAAACAGAAGAAGCTTAA
- a CDS encoding helix-turn-helix domain-containing protein, protein MNDSHFEAVEDEDAEFYVYHVLTGNITTDIHYHSSAQLVYAEGGIVHVFTDLKHWYLPARCFMWIPAGTPHYLFSTSPKVDLYNFYFKKEKDESGFFDEINIYSVNELLREMILYTKDWDGKITKNDGSKYYFLKALKGILLEKRDKKLAFPVQHPFPKDETLLKIARYIHANLEKPLTIESTAKEFGMSTRTLSRKFKEILGMNYVRFLRALRITRSLELMLEGKYNMYEIAMMVGYNSLSSFSNIFKKVIGVAPTEYQQKLRGDR, encoded by the coding sequence ATGAATGACAGCCATTTTGAAGCCGTAGAAGATGAAGATGCAGAGTTTTATGTATATCATGTGCTTACAGGAAATATTACGACGGATATACATTACCACAGTTCTGCACAATTGGTGTATGCAGAAGGAGGTATTGTACATGTTTTTACGGATCTGAAGCACTGGTATCTTCCGGCAAGATGCTTTATGTGGATTCCTGCAGGAACACCGCATTATCTGTTTTCTACCAGTCCGAAAGTTGATCTGTACAACTTTTATTTTAAAAAAGAAAAAGACGAAAGTGGCTTTTTTGATGAAATTAATATTTATTCAGTGAATGAACTGCTAAGGGAAATGATTTTATATACAAAAGACTGGGATGGGAAAATCACAAAAAATGACGGTTCAAAATATTATTTCCTCAAAGCGCTGAAAGGTATTCTGCTGGAAAAAAGAGATAAGAAACTGGCTTTTCCTGTTCAGCATCCGTTTCCGAAAGATGAAACTTTACTGAAGATTGCAAGGTACATCCATGCCAACCTTGAAAAGCCCCTTACCATAGAATCTACCGCCAAAGAATTCGGCATGAGCACGAGAACCTTATCGAGGAAATTTAAAGAGATTTTAGGCATGAATTACGTTCGTTTTCTGCGTGCTTTAAGAATTACCAGATCTTTGGAGCTGATGCTGGAAGGGAAGTACAATATGTATGAAATTGCGATGATGGTGGGCTATAACAGTTTGTCTTCCTTCAGCAATATTTTCAAAAAAGTAATTGGGGTAGCTCCTACGGAATATCAGCAGAAACTGAGGGGTGACAGGTAG
- a CDS encoding TolC family protein: MNMILNACRYQCIALCLVLSSFFHAQMTDYRHLSLEQAIEIGLKNNKNIQISHLKQEMSATKEKDLKMEKLPDIEFHTSYTQVTNLYQHQDGVFNKATKYDAINGMYDFTLSASIPLYMGGKIRNTEKKAAIDTEISALKTHLDERQLKMEIITAFLQIHHLKEQQNLINDKMKEDSVNIRQVKTLKANGIVTVNEVLRTSLQLSNHTMSWTELDNDIQIAEHKLKTILSLPENQEMHVNTEDLISDQTAIPYIDELTETALRKNESVEITHKNLSLKELDQKITKADYLPKITAGGEYFLKYPNMMFFPPEPYAYRLGMIGMNLTYPIENLYKNKYRMQEARENINLAQLQIEENEEKIRHNVYEAYKKFEETGEKVKIAEEAINQAKENYRIVKTKYANKLSLITELIDADNTYLEAESNLISVKINRQLKYYQLQYTIGNL, from the coding sequence ATGAATATGATATTGAACGCATGCCGGTATCAGTGCATTGCGTTGTGCTTAGTATTGAGCAGTTTCTTTCACGCACAAATGACAGATTACCGGCATCTAAGCCTGGAACAGGCAATAGAGATCGGCTTAAAGAACAACAAAAATATACAGATCAGCCATCTGAAACAGGAAATGTCCGCTACCAAAGAGAAAGATCTCAAAATGGAAAAACTTCCGGACATTGAATTTCATACCAGCTATACGCAGGTGACCAACCTGTATCAACATCAGGACGGAGTTTTCAATAAAGCCACAAAATACGATGCCATCAACGGTATGTATGATTTTACCCTATCAGCTTCCATTCCTTTGTATATGGGTGGAAAAATCAGAAACACAGAAAAAAAGGCAGCCATTGATACCGAAATTTCGGCACTGAAAACGCATCTGGATGAAAGACAGCTTAAGATGGAGATCATTACTGCATTTTTACAGATCCATCATTTAAAAGAACAGCAAAACCTTATCAATGATAAGATGAAAGAGGACTCTGTAAACATCAGACAGGTGAAAACCCTTAAAGCCAATGGTATAGTTACAGTAAATGAAGTGTTGAGAACCTCCTTACAGCTTTCCAACCATACGATGAGCTGGACGGAACTCGATAATGACATACAGATTGCAGAACACAAGCTGAAAACCATTCTTTCACTCCCTGAAAACCAGGAAATGCACGTCAATACGGAAGACCTTATTTCTGATCAGACAGCAATACCCTATATTGATGAATTAACGGAAACTGCTTTACGTAAAAATGAATCTGTTGAAATTACCCATAAAAACCTTTCTTTAAAAGAACTGGATCAGAAAATCACAAAAGCCGATTATCTGCCTAAAATTACAGCAGGCGGCGAGTATTTCCTGAAGTATCCGAATATGATGTTCTTCCCTCCAGAACCCTATGCCTACCGTCTGGGAATGATCGGAATGAATCTGACCTACCCTATTGAAAACCTGTATAAAAACAAGTACAGAATGCAGGAAGCCAGGGAAAATATAAATCTGGCTCAACTTCAGATTGAGGAAAATGAAGAAAAAATCAGACATAACGTCTATGAAGCTTACAAAAAGTTTGAAGAAACCGGTGAGAAAGTAAAAATTGCTGAAGAAGCGATTAACCAGGCCAAAGAGAACTATCGTATTGTAAAAACGAAATATGCCAATAAACTCAGCCTGATCACAGAACTGATCGATGCAGACAATACTTATCTGGAAGCAGAATCCAATCTTATCTCCGTAAAAATTAACAGACAACTTAAATATTATCAACTCCAATATACGATTGGAAACTTATAA
- a CDS encoding HlyD family secretion protein yields the protein MAKKQLTQKEKRINKSITVLAWVLIISGITGMVSFYLFSRKNVTTNDAQIEQYITPVSSKVSGFIRTIKFNENQFVHKGDTLIVIDNREFVNQVQMAEAGLHANAATITSIESGVSTKESDTKIIDAKIASAKIDIWKTEQDFKRYKNLLAEDAATEQEFENVKASYEQSKANLLALEQQKNAVKAGASEQQTKVAPVKSQIQQSSANLNNARLFLSYTVITAPYDGWVGKKTIQEGQLIKEGQALVQMVSKEKWIIANYKETQLGQIDQKQEVIITADAYPDIEFKGKILSVSPASGSQFSLVKPDNATGNFVKIEQRFPVKIILDHNKNNEKLLSGMNVMVSAKKI from the coding sequence ATGGCAAAGAAACAACTGACACAAAAGGAAAAAAGAATCAACAAAAGCATCACGGTACTGGCCTGGGTACTTATCATCAGCGGAATCACGGGGATGGTCAGCTTTTATCTTTTCTCGAGAAAAAATGTCACGACGAATGACGCTCAGATCGAACAATATATTACTCCTGTATCCAGCAAAGTTTCAGGTTTTATCAGGACGATAAAGTTTAACGAAAATCAGTTTGTTCACAAAGGGGATACTTTGATCGTCATCGACAACAGGGAGTTTGTGAACCAGGTACAGATGGCAGAAGCCGGCCTTCATGCCAATGCAGCCACCATCACCTCTATTGAAAGCGGTGTAAGCACCAAAGAAAGTGACACCAAAATCATTGATGCCAAAATAGCTTCAGCGAAAATCGATATCTGGAAAACAGAACAGGATTTTAAAAGATATAAAAACCTCCTGGCAGAAGATGCTGCTACAGAACAGGAATTTGAAAATGTAAAGGCATCTTATGAACAGTCAAAAGCCAATCTTTTGGCATTGGAACAGCAGAAAAATGCAGTAAAAGCAGGTGCCAGTGAGCAACAGACAAAAGTTGCTCCTGTGAAAAGCCAGATTCAGCAAAGTTCAGCGAACCTGAATAATGCCCGCCTTTTCCTTTCCTATACCGTCATTACGGCTCCTTATGATGGATGGGTAGGTAAAAAGACCATTCAGGAAGGGCAGCTGATCAAAGAAGGACAGGCATTGGTGCAGATGGTCAGCAAAGAAAAATGGATCATTGCCAATTATAAAGAAACACAGCTTGGACAAATCGATCAGAAGCAGGAAGTCATCATTACTGCAGATGCTTATCCGGATATTGAATTCAAGGGAAAAATCCTTTCTGTTTCTCCAGCTTCAGGGTCTCAGTTCTCATTGGTAAAACCGGATAATGCTACAGGAAACTTCGTGAAAATTGAGCAGAGATTTCCCGTAAAGATCATTCTTGACCATAATAAAAACAATGAAAAACTGCTTTCCGGAATGAATGTGATGGTGAGTGCGAAGAAGATATGA
- a CDS encoding MFS transporter: MQHNTVYHQWVPQWLKLPLLTLALFPHLMLLSLLHSNSAFTSSFMDVDSDDIQYLMILMYGTFVVTLLVLQRFMAYFSVKYYVLLMSSVSVIILYVLSVTNDYHVILVIRFLEGIFGLLEGAIFLPLIVAELKTKHAKVFSYLLMYAIMLTGGTVTTSLLKSSIENYDFRHMVLMMIYFHVFVLIIGITIFNKNRFFPKKPLYQLDITSWFLLWVCLQAGGYAVIYGKRLMWFESDTIIMCLFIFLISGGLFMLKQRNSKRPLFHFEVFSSKNVIAGMILFFIFYLIRSGLNNVYSIMATVWKWPWDYIVNIQYWNVGGTLLGVFLSGICLVKGISSRIVFFTGFLLLAVDCAWFTYTFYPDTTLSTICPPLFLQGVAQGLLFTPLVFFLISGMPEEYVANATALGTTTRFWTTAIGYALMQNLMLFLTLKHSDTLSFNLTDTNPVFYNQWNQLFGAHLSKLPVNESLSLTAGAFKTKITAQAILLSNMEIFTGLFWLAFLTALLLLLYHPVKIAVRNIM, encoded by the coding sequence ATGCAACACAATACAGTTTATCATCAATGGGTACCACAATGGCTGAAACTGCCGCTTCTTACCCTGGCATTGTTTCCCCATCTGATGCTGTTGTCACTGTTACATTCCAACAGTGCCTTCACATCTTCTTTTATGGATGTAGATTCAGACGACATCCAATACTTAATGATTTTGATGTATGGGACATTTGTGGTTACCCTTTTAGTCTTACAGCGGTTTATGGCCTATTTCAGTGTGAAATATTATGTCCTGCTGATGTCCTCTGTTTCAGTGATCATTCTCTACGTATTATCGGTCACCAATGACTACCATGTGATTTTAGTGATCCGGTTTCTGGAAGGGATTTTCGGACTGCTTGAGGGAGCTATTTTCCTTCCGCTGATTGTCGCCGAACTGAAAACAAAACACGCTAAAGTTTTTTCTTATCTTTTAATGTATGCCATAATGCTGACAGGGGGTACCGTGACAACTTCTTTATTAAAATCAAGCATAGAAAATTATGATTTCCGACATATGGTCCTGATGATGATTTACTTTCATGTATTTGTACTGATCATCGGGATTACGATCTTTAATAAAAACAGGTTCTTCCCTAAAAAACCTTTATATCAATTGGATATTACCAGCTGGTTCCTCCTTTGGGTCTGTTTACAGGCAGGTGGATATGCAGTTATTTACGGCAAAAGACTTATGTGGTTTGAGTCAGATACCATTATCATGTGTCTGTTTATATTCCTGATCTCCGGAGGCCTGTTTATGCTTAAACAGCGAAATTCAAAACGACCTTTGTTCCATTTTGAAGTTTTCAGTTCAAAAAATGTAATTGCAGGAATGATCCTTTTCTTTATTTTCTATCTGATAAGGTCCGGGCTGAATAATGTATACAGCATTATGGCAACGGTATGGAAGTGGCCATGGGATTATATTGTGAATATCCAGTACTGGAATGTTGGCGGAACGCTGCTGGGAGTATTTCTGTCAGGGATCTGTCTGGTAAAAGGTATTTCTTCAAGAATTGTTTTCTTTACGGGATTTCTGTTGCTGGCCGTAGACTGTGCCTGGTTTACCTATACATTTTATCCGGACACTACTCTTTCTACCATATGCCCGCCTTTATTCCTTCAGGGGGTAGCGCAGGGATTATTATTTACTCCGCTGGTTTTTTTCTTAATTTCAGGAATGCCCGAAGAATATGTTGCGAACGCCACAGCTTTAGGAACAACTACCCGTTTCTGGACCACTGCAATCGGATATGCCTTAATGCAGAACCTGATGCTCTTTTTAACCTTAAAACATTCGGACACGCTGAGCTTTAACCTTACAGATACGAATCCTGTTTTCTATAACCAGTGGAATCAGCTTTTCGGGGCTCATCTTTCAAAGCTGCCGGTGAATGAATCTCTGTCATTGACAGCCGGAGCTTTTAAAACCAAGATAACAGCGCAGGCCATCCTGCTTTCCAATATGGAAATTTTCACAGGTTTATTCTGGCTGGCATTCTTAACTGCGCTTCTATTACTCCTCTATCATCCGGTAAAAATAGCGGTGAGGAATATTATGTAG
- a CDS encoding aldehyde dehydrogenase: MEIERILQSQRDFFATHQTKSPAFRKMYLEKLKNLIVSNENMLYEAIYKDFGKSRFDTFTTELSFVLKDIDYYLKNLKSLTRPEKVSTNLANQLGNSRIYADPLGCILVIGAWNYPYQLSLSPVIAAMAAGNCCILKPSEIAENTMKAMAQIINENFPAEYLYVYEGGVEETTKLLKLKFDKIFFTGSTRVGKIVYKAAAEHLTPVVLELGGKSPAIVTKDANLDIAAKRIVWGKFLNAGQTCVAPDYLLVEETVQEQFLEMLRKYIKEFQYTPDSEQYTRIINLKNFERLTRLIDKEKLYFGGNFNVQQLYIEPTILHYIGWQDEIMQEEIFGPLLPVIGFKNYNAALNDILELEKPLAAYLFTHNSEEKEAFTRKLSFGGGCINDTVMHLSNDHLPFGGVGNSGIGSYHGKFGFEAFTHQKAVLERVTWGEPNIKYPPYSEKKLSWIKKLL; encoded by the coding sequence ATGGAAATTGAAAGAATTTTACAGAGCCAGAGAGATTTTTTTGCAACACATCAGACCAAAAGTCCGGCATTCCGGAAAATGTATCTTGAAAAATTGAAAAATCTGATTGTATCCAATGAAAATATGCTGTATGAAGCCATCTACAAAGATTTTGGCAAATCCAGGTTTGATACATTCACTACAGAGCTTTCTTTTGTACTGAAGGATATTGATTATTATCTGAAAAACTTAAAATCACTTACCAGACCTGAAAAAGTAAGCACCAATCTTGCCAATCAGCTCGGAAACAGCAGGATTTATGCTGATCCGTTGGGCTGTATCCTGGTTATCGGAGCCTGGAACTATCCTTATCAGCTGTCATTATCTCCTGTTATTGCTGCCATGGCTGCAGGCAACTGCTGTATTCTGAAACCCAGTGAAATTGCGGAAAATACCATGAAGGCTATGGCTCAGATCATCAATGAAAACTTCCCGGCGGAATATCTGTACGTATATGAAGGTGGTGTTGAAGAAACCACAAAACTTTTAAAACTGAAATTTGACAAAATATTCTTTACCGGCAGTACAAGGGTAGGAAAAATAGTTTACAAAGCAGCTGCAGAGCATCTTACCCCTGTTGTCCTTGAGCTGGGTGGAAAATCTCCCGCTATTGTTACCAAAGATGCCAATCTGGACATTGCAGCCAAAAGAATAGTGTGGGGCAAGTTCCTGAATGCAGGACAAACCTGTGTGGCGCCTGATTACCTATTGGTGGAAGAAACCGTTCAGGAACAGTTTCTGGAAATGCTGAGGAAATACATTAAAGAATTTCAGTACACACCGGATTCAGAACAGTATACAAGAATCATCAATCTTAAAAATTTTGAGAGACTTACCCGGCTGATTGATAAGGAAAAACTCTATTTCGGAGGGAATTTCAATGTGCAGCAGCTTTACATTGAGCCTACGATTCTTCATTATATCGGATGGCAAGATGAGATCATGCAGGAAGAAATTTTTGGACCTCTCCTGCCTGTCATTGGTTTTAAAAATTATAATGCTGCATTAAACGATATTTTAGAGCTTGAAAAACCGCTTGCGGCTTATCTCTTCACCCATAATTCAGAAGAAAAAGAAGCATTTACCCGAAAACTTTCTTTCGGGGGTGGCTGCATCAATGATACGGTGATGCATCTGAGCAATGATCATCTTCCGTTTGGTGGTGTGGGAAATTCCGGCATTGGCAGTTATCACGGAAAATTTGGTTTTGAAGCTTTTACCCATCAGAAAGCTGTTCTCGAACGGGTAACCTGGGGCGAACCCAATATTAAATATCCACCGTATTCTGAGAAAAAACTAAGCTGGATCAAAAAACTTTTATAG
- a CDS encoding thioredoxin family protein has translation MKKLTIIAFLGLGVLGFSQTTNIPQETKMPDNTLLVKTDQTELEAKKKSAEEKAKLPKPYDPKADAQKDISKVIAQAKKEGKNIMIQAGGNWCIWCLRFNNFVQTTPELKELVDKNYVYYHMNYSPDNKNEKAFSKYVDIKEKQGYPFFIVLDKNGKVLHILKDSSVLEEGKGYGLQKVKDFFTTWSPKG, from the coding sequence ATGAAAAAATTAACAATTATAGCTTTTCTTGGATTGGGTGTATTAGGTTTTTCACAAACTACCAATATACCACAGGAAACAAAAATGCCGGATAATACGCTGCTGGTAAAAACTGATCAGACAGAGCTTGAAGCGAAGAAAAAGTCTGCGGAAGAAAAGGCAAAACTTCCAAAGCCTTACGATCCTAAAGCAGATGCTCAGAAAGATATCAGTAAAGTAATTGCCCAGGCTAAGAAAGAAGGCAAAAATATCATGATACAGGCTGGTGGAAACTGGTGTATCTGGTGTCTGCGTTTCAATAATTTTGTACAGACGACTCCTGAACTGAAGGAACTGGTAGACAAAAACTATGTATACTACCACATGAACTATTCTCCGGATAATAAAAATGAAAAGGCTTTTTCCAAATATGTTGATATTAAAGAGAAGCAGGGGTATCCGTTTTTCATTGTTTTAGACAAAAACGGAAAAGTTCTTCATATCCTGAAAGACAGTTCAGTGCTTGAAGAAGGCAAAGGATACGGGTTGCAAAAAGTAAAAGATTTCTTTACCACCTGGTCTCCTAAAGGATAA